A portion of the Halobacillus ihumii genome contains these proteins:
- the hemH gene encoding ferrochelatase, protein MAKKQIGLLVMAYGTPYKEEDLERYYTHIRHGRKPTDEMLQDLRDRYDAIGGISPLARITQNQGEELAKALNEQQDDVEFTLYLGLKHIEPFVEDVVEQMAKDGIEEAVSLVLAPHYSTFSVKSYNGRAKEEAEKHGITIQSVESWYDAPGFIDYWKEQILKEYAKMDEAEQEKACLVVSAHSLPEKILEGGDPYPDQLQKTAELISEAAGITQYEIGWQSEGNTPDPWLGPDVQDLTRELYHEKGYRSFVYAPVGFVSDHLEVLYDNDYECKVVCEELGANYYRPEMPNTHPDFIGTLAGVVLDKVNERV, encoded by the coding sequence ATGGCAAAAAAACAAATCGGCCTGCTCGTGATGGCCTACGGAACTCCCTATAAAGAAGAAGATTTAGAGCGTTATTATACACACATTCGTCATGGCCGAAAGCCGACAGACGAGATGCTGCAGGACTTGCGCGATCGATATGATGCCATTGGCGGCATTTCTCCTTTAGCGCGCATTACGCAAAATCAAGGCGAGGAATTAGCCAAAGCATTAAATGAGCAGCAAGATGATGTGGAATTTACGTTATACTTAGGACTTAAGCACATTGAACCTTTTGTCGAAGATGTAGTGGAGCAAATGGCAAAAGACGGTATTGAAGAAGCGGTATCGCTCGTATTGGCCCCTCATTACTCCACGTTCAGTGTGAAATCTTACAATGGACGTGCGAAAGAAGAAGCAGAAAAGCATGGGATCACCATTCAATCAGTCGAAAGCTGGTATGATGCTCCCGGTTTTATCGATTACTGGAAAGAACAAATCCTTAAAGAATATGCCAAAATGGATGAAGCGGAACAGGAGAAAGCGTGCTTAGTCGTATCTGCCCATAGTTTACCAGAAAAAATCTTGGAGGGCGGCGACCCTTACCCTGATCAACTTCAGAAAACAGCCGAACTGATTTCTGAAGCGGCTGGGATTACCCAGTATGAAATTGGCTGGCAAAGTGAAGGAAATACGCCAGATCCTTGGCTCGGACCTGATGTGCAGGATTTGACGAGAGAGCTGTATCATGAGAAAGGGTATAGATCGTTTGTTTATGCTCCGGTAGGTTTTGTGTCGGACCACCTGGAAGTCCTTTACGATAACGACTATGAATGTAAAGTCGTTTGTGAAGAGCTTGGTGCGAATTACTATCGCCCGGAAATGCCGAATACCCATCCAGACTTTATCGGCACTTTAGCTGGTGTAGTCCTGGATAAAGTCAACGAACGGGTGTAG
- a CDS encoding lipoate--protein ligase, whose product MLVINHDTKSNDPRINLAVEEYALKNLDIDETYLLFYVNEPSIIIGKNQNTVEEINTNYVEENGIQVVRRLSGGGAVYHDLGNLSFSFITKDDGDSFHDFAKFTEPVTQALNNLGVEAVLSGRNDIVVNGRKISGNAQFTTKGRMFSHGTLMLDSEIENVVSALNVKTEKIKSKGIKSIRSRVANISEFLDEPITIEEFKNLIIRYIFDVEDEKDAPYYHLTEKDWEEIHKIADERYKNWDWNYGRSPKFNIQHTKRIEGAGSYDIRLDVAKGYIRNAKIYGDFFGIGDIADIENELVETKYERQAISDAVADMDISHYLGKITKQDFLDMVY is encoded by the coding sequence ATGCTAGTAATCAATCATGATACGAAAAGTAATGATCCCCGCATTAATTTGGCGGTGGAAGAATATGCTTTGAAGAATTTAGATATTGATGAGACTTATTTGCTTTTTTATGTGAATGAGCCTTCGATTATCATTGGGAAAAACCAAAATACGGTTGAAGAGATCAATACGAATTATGTGGAGGAGAACGGAATTCAGGTGGTTCGCCGATTATCTGGCGGCGGCGCAGTTTATCACGATCTTGGGAATTTGAGCTTCAGTTTTATTACGAAGGATGATGGCGACAGTTTCCATGACTTCGCGAAGTTTACCGAGCCTGTTACGCAAGCTTTGAACAACCTTGGGGTAGAAGCAGTGCTGTCCGGGCGTAACGATATTGTAGTGAACGGGAGGAAAATTTCCGGCAACGCGCAGTTTACCACAAAAGGCCGTATGTTTAGCCACGGCACTCTGATGCTTGATTCTGAGATCGAAAATGTTGTTTCAGCTCTTAATGTTAAAACAGAGAAAATCAAGTCCAAAGGGATAAAATCGATTCGCAGCCGTGTGGCAAATATCTCGGAATTCCTTGATGAACCGATCACGATCGAAGAATTTAAAAACCTGATTATTCGTTATATATTTGATGTAGAGGACGAGAAAGATGCCCCTTACTATCACTTAACGGAAAAGGACTGGGAAGAGATTCACAAAATCGCCGATGAACGTTATAAGAATTGGGATTGGAACTACGGCCGGTCACCGAAGTTTAACATTCAGCATACTAAGCGGATTGAAGGAGCAGGAAGCTACGATATTCGCCTTGATGTAGCAAAAGGCTATATCCGTAATGCGAAAATTTATGGAGACTTCTTCGGAATTGGAGACATCGCTGATATTGAAAATGAATTGGTGGAAACAAAATATGAACGCCAAGCAATTTCTGACGCTGTTGCCGATATGGATATTTCTCATTACTTAGGGAAGATCACTAAACAAGACTTTTTAGATATGGTTTATTAA
- the yhfH gene encoding protein YhfH: MMNVIEFFRNLPKKQCSSCGNVIQEQADCYSNLCDECNSPAR, from the coding sequence ATGATGAATGTTATCGAGTTCTTTCGTAATCTTCCAAAAAAGCAATGTTCAAGCTGTGGCAATGTCATTCAAGAGCAAGCAGACTGCTACAGTAATTTATGCGATGAATGTAATTCCCCTGCTCGTTAA
- a CDS encoding transglycosylase domain-containing protein has protein sequence MNIKEYLKSRPTWILSLKWPAIAIGAIFLLALAGYLFIVFGGRFVVSEKELVLDVATTVETTEGEVIERIYTKNRTLVDISEVPEHVQQAFVAIEDSRFYEHAGVDFKSVLRAVYRDVIAMGKVEGASTITQQLAKNLFLSNDKSWMRKTKEVMAAIYLERNFTKDKILELYLNRIYFGNGAYGIEAASQTYFNKSVSELTVAQGALLAALPKAPNNYSPFENPERAEDRRNIVLSRMEALGMIEAEKMVSLQGATLGVEKPEEDTETWSNSYVDLVIKEAAEEYHLSREELKRGGYRLIVNMNPEIQEIAANEMKHGEFVPGSKGNVEGAFTLMENDSGALAAVVGGRNFTHGDVNRVTVKKQPGSVIKPLAVYGPALMSPKYIPYSLLVDEKRSYGEYTPRNYDGEYAGLTSLYQALVESKNAPAVWLLDQMGISYAKEYLKALGLPTKDQGLAIALGGLSRGYSPLQLTEAYRSFAREGKVTNAYTIERIINRDGEMIHRHEQEERQVFDKQTAWYMTEMLETTVSEGTAKAGSYPKALGGKTGTQQHPTVEGKNKEVWFAGYTPEYTGTLWMGYDKSGDEYYLSGGSSYPAKLMKSILTKIDRKQDLADSFVKPEGMKQLPKPISLPVLTDVEGSIGFGGIGLIRGTLSWTPGKDDRVVYRIYQGTGEEKTLVDQVTGKGEYHVGVLDVWDEPTFTVVPYDPLTGLEGKPSNPVTLEW, from the coding sequence GTGAACATCAAAGAATACCTAAAAAGCCGTCCAACCTGGATACTCTCTCTTAAATGGCCGGCCATTGCTATAGGCGCTATATTCTTATTGGCTTTAGCCGGGTACTTATTTATTGTTTTTGGCGGAAGATTTGTCGTCTCAGAAAAAGAACTGGTTTTAGATGTGGCCACAACAGTGGAAACAACCGAGGGTGAAGTCATTGAACGTATTTATACGAAGAACCGTACGTTAGTTGATATTTCAGAGGTTCCAGAGCATGTGCAGCAGGCTTTTGTGGCGATAGAGGACAGTCGTTTCTATGAACACGCAGGGGTCGATTTTAAATCGGTTCTGCGTGCGGTATACCGCGATGTTATTGCCATGGGAAAAGTCGAAGGGGCCTCTACCATCACCCAGCAGCTGGCTAAGAATTTATTTCTGTCGAACGATAAATCTTGGATGAGAAAAACAAAAGAAGTAATGGCGGCCATCTACTTAGAAAGAAATTTTACAAAAGATAAAATCTTAGAATTATATTTAAATCGCATTTATTTTGGCAATGGAGCTTACGGAATCGAAGCTGCTTCGCAAACTTACTTTAATAAGTCGGTTTCAGAGTTGACGGTGGCTCAAGGGGCCCTGCTTGCCGCATTGCCAAAAGCCCCTAACAACTATTCACCATTTGAAAATCCCGAGCGGGCTGAGGACCGGAGAAACATCGTGCTTTCCCGAATGGAGGCGCTTGGAATGATCGAGGCTGAGAAAATGGTCAGCTTGCAAGGCGCGACACTTGGGGTCGAAAAACCAGAGGAAGATACGGAAACATGGTCAAACAGTTATGTAGATCTTGTGATCAAAGAGGCAGCAGAGGAGTACCACTTATCCCGTGAGGAATTGAAGCGGGGCGGCTATCGCCTCATTGTCAACATGAATCCCGAGATCCAGGAAATCGCTGCTAACGAAATGAAGCACGGTGAATTTGTTCCAGGTTCAAAAGGCAATGTCGAAGGAGCCTTTACGTTAATGGAGAATGATAGCGGAGCTCTTGCAGCTGTAGTTGGCGGTCGCAATTTTACGCACGGTGATGTGAACCGTGTGACTGTTAAGAAGCAGCCAGGGTCTGTCATCAAACCTCTCGCTGTGTATGGTCCTGCTTTAATGAGTCCTAAATATATTCCATATTCCCTGCTCGTTGATGAGAAACGATCTTATGGTGAGTACACTCCTCGTAATTATGATGGAGAATACGCTGGACTCACATCACTTTATCAGGCGCTCGTTGAATCTAAGAATGCTCCTGCTGTTTGGCTGCTTGATCAGATGGGGATTTCTTATGCCAAAGAGTATTTGAAAGCACTAGGCTTGCCGACAAAAGATCAAGGATTAGCGATTGCCCTTGGCGGATTATCGAGAGGATATTCGCCGTTGCAGCTGACAGAAGCATATCGAAGTTTTGCTCGGGAAGGAAAGGTCACCAATGCTTATACGATTGAAAGAATTATCAATCGGGACGGTGAGATGATTCATCGACATGAGCAGGAAGAACGGCAGGTTTTTGACAAACAAACAGCCTGGTATATGACAGAAATGCTTGAGACGACCGTGTCTGAAGGTACTGCAAAAGCAGGCAGCTATCCGAAAGCCTTAGGGGGAAAAACAGGTACTCAACAGCATCCGACCGTTGAAGGAAAGAATAAAGAGGTGTGGTTTGCTGGTTATACGCCAGAATATACTGGCACACTATGGATGGGATACGACAAGTCAGGAGATGAGTATTATCTATCAGGCGGCAGCTCTTATCCGGCCAAATTAATGAAGTCGATTTTAACCAAGATCGATCGTAAACAAGATCTGGCTGATTCTTTTGTGAAACCTGAAGGGATGAAACAGCTGCCAAAACCGATCTCGCTACCCGTTCTGACAGATGTCGAAGGTTCGATCGGGTTTGGCGGTATTGGCCTGATTCGAGGCACGCTGTCTTGGACACCTGGTAAAGATGATAGAGTTGTTTATCGAATTTACCAAGGAACAGGCGAGGAGAAAACATTAGTGGATCAAGTGACGGGGAAAGGTGAATATCACGTCGGAGTATTGGATGTATGGGATGAGCCGACATTTACTGTCGTTCCTTATGACCCGCTGACAGGACTCGAAGGGAAGCCTTCAAATCCTGTAACCTTAGAATGGTAA
- a CDS encoding LacI family DNA-binding transcriptional regulator codes for MATIEDVAKLAGLSRTTVSRVINDQPYVTDDKKQRIIDAMKSLGYVPNSSARRLRRRCTETIAVLLPRVTNPFFGKLIESMEKEASRNGYQVIVCQTHDDKQKELDYLQLLKTKQVDGVVMASLINDWQDIEPYLASGPIVLCNEYRPDRGVTMIHIDHKKAAYESTAHLIREGCEHLAYVTGGHDTFIASERKAGFLAALAENDLRFDPKMQVDWALDVGDGQKVFQYLMEHHPHVDGVFTGSDEVAAGIVYAASQSKWSIPEDLAVIGFDNQMLSLLMVPAITTIEQPVEDIAAKTIEVLVAKMNDKGPAQERRFVYPHELIIRSSTNRKQMVSQSAPL; via the coding sequence ATGGCTACGATTGAAGATGTAGCAAAGCTTGCGGGGTTATCAAGAACAACAGTGTCCCGTGTGATTAACGATCAACCTTACGTTACAGATGACAAGAAACAGCGAATCATAGATGCTATGAAATCTTTAGGGTATGTCCCCAATTCATCAGCAAGAAGATTACGAAGGCGGTGCACGGAAACGATTGCTGTCCTGCTCCCGCGAGTTACGAATCCGTTTTTCGGGAAACTGATTGAATCCATGGAAAAAGAAGCGTCCAGGAACGGCTATCAGGTGATTGTCTGTCAAACACATGATGATAAACAGAAGGAACTTGATTATTTGCAGTTACTTAAAACGAAGCAAGTAGACGGAGTGGTCATGGCTTCGCTGATTAACGATTGGCAGGATATCGAACCCTATCTCGCTTCAGGACCCATTGTTTTGTGTAATGAATACAGGCCGGACCGTGGAGTAACTATGATTCATATTGATCATAAAAAAGCCGCTTATGAATCCACAGCTCATCTCATTCGTGAGGGATGCGAACATCTCGCTTATGTAACGGGCGGCCATGACACTTTCATAGCCTCAGAGCGGAAAGCGGGTTTTTTAGCAGCACTTGCTGAAAATGATCTTCGGTTTGACCCGAAAATGCAGGTGGACTGGGCTCTTGATGTTGGCGATGGCCAGAAAGTTTTCCAATACTTAATGGAACATCATCCGCATGTGGATGGCGTGTTTACTGGATCGGATGAAGTAGCAGCTGGGATTGTATATGCTGCTAGTCAATCTAAGTGGAGCATCCCAGAAGATCTTGCCGTTATCGGCTTTGACAATCAGATGCTTTCCCTGCTTATGGTTCCTGCCATAACAACGATCGAACAGCCTGTCGAGGACATAGCAGCCAAAACAATCGAAGTATTAGTCGCGAAAATGAATGACAAAGGCCCCGCTCAGGAGCGTCGTTTTGTTTATCCACACGAATTAATTATCAGGTCGTCTACAAACCGAAAACAAATGGTCTCTCAATCCGCACCTTTATAA
- the hemE gene encoding uroporphyrinogen decarboxylase — protein MKKELNDTILKAFRGEETDYTPVWFMRQAGRSQPEYRKLKEKYSLFEITHQPELCAYVTRLPVEQYGVDAAVLYKDIMSPLPAIGVDVEIKKGIGPVIHNPIKNKADIAKLGTIEPEMDVPYVLDTIRLLTREQLNVPLIGFSGAPFTLASYMIEGGPSKNYNKTKSLMYSDPEAWFMLMDKLADMTITYVRSQIAAGARAIQIFDSWVGALNETDYRAFIKPVMERIFNELQPEGVPLILFGVGARHLVGQWDDLPIDVLGLDWRMSITEAREMGITKPLQGNLDPSILLADWSVIEERTKQILDEGRQHPAHIFNLGHGVTPDISPETLKRLTHLIHDYSKS, from the coding sequence ATGAAGAAAGAATTGAATGATACGATTTTAAAGGCTTTTAGAGGAGAGGAAACAGATTACACGCCAGTGTGGTTTATGCGACAGGCCGGCCGGTCGCAGCCAGAGTATCGTAAGTTAAAAGAGAAGTACTCTTTGTTTGAAATTACCCATCAGCCAGAGCTGTGTGCTTATGTCACACGCCTGCCTGTGGAGCAATATGGCGTTGATGCAGCTGTTCTGTACAAAGATATCATGTCACCATTGCCGGCTATAGGGGTGGATGTTGAAATTAAAAAAGGTATTGGTCCTGTCATACACAATCCTATTAAGAATAAAGCGGATATTGCTAAACTTGGGACGATCGAACCGGAAATGGATGTACCTTATGTACTCGATACAATCCGTCTGCTGACAAGAGAACAACTGAACGTTCCATTGATTGGATTCAGCGGAGCGCCGTTTACGCTGGCGAGCTATATGATTGAGGGCGGGCCATCAAAGAATTATAATAAAACTAAATCACTGATGTACAGTGATCCTGAAGCGTGGTTTATGCTGATGGACAAACTGGCGGATATGACCATTACGTACGTTCGTTCCCAAATCGCAGCAGGAGCGCGTGCGATTCAAATTTTCGACTCATGGGTAGGTGCCTTGAATGAAACAGATTATCGGGCATTTATTAAGCCGGTGATGGAACGGATTTTTAATGAATTGCAGCCTGAAGGCGTACCGCTCATTCTCTTTGGCGTCGGAGCAAGGCATTTAGTCGGGCAATGGGATGACTTGCCAATTGATGTATTAGGGCTCGACTGGAGAATGTCGATTACAGAAGCACGAGAGATGGGCATTACCAAGCCGCTGCAAGGAAATTTGGATCCATCAATTTTACTGGCTGACTGGTCTGTTATTGAGGAACGAACGAAACAAATTCTTGATGAAGGACGCCAGCATCCTGCGCATATTTTTAACCTTGGACACGGTGTCACGCCAGATATCAGTCCAGAAACGCTAAAACGGTTAACCCATTTAATTCATGACTACTCCAAATCATAA
- a CDS encoding fatty acid--CoA ligase family protein, translating into MNLSDQLSVVASAHPSKQAYLFQGEGASYQEFDESVTKFACSLRKLGYGKGDHIALVSGNSPLFMIGLYGALRVGATVIPINPTYTAEEMRYILKNGDVKAVMTMDVLMEKFEQMDDDLTISHYFVAETKLGSATSSLSGKMKSFTKTVEEGDLSFSKPELSEDSVAVILYTSGTTGKPKGAMLTHKNLYSNAKDVADYLKYTQDDRVIATLPMFHVFCLTVSLNAPLMNGGTVLIVPKFSPQEVFEIASTQKATIFAGVPTMYNYLAQTGSGQTEAFKHMRICVSGGSSMPVALLNKFEEQFNVQISEGYGLSEASPVTAFNPLDRPRKPGSIGTNIVHVENKVVDELGEELPPGEVGELIVRGPNVMKGYYNMPEETAVALRDGWLYTGDMARMDDEGYLYIVDRKKDMIIVGGYNVYPREVEEVLYDHPDISEAAVIGTPDPNSGEMVISFVVSSNPALNESTLKEYCKGYLAKYKQPARIHFMEELPKNTTGKILRKNLREKLTN; encoded by the coding sequence ATGAACTTAAGTGATCAGCTGTCTGTTGTAGCTTCAGCACACCCTTCAAAGCAGGCGTATTTGTTTCAGGGAGAGGGAGCAAGCTACCAGGAGTTTGATGAATCTGTAACAAAATTTGCATGCAGCTTACGTAAACTTGGTTATGGGAAAGGAGATCATATTGCTCTAGTAAGTGGGAATAGTCCGTTGTTCATGATTGGTTTATATGGAGCTTTACGAGTGGGAGCCACTGTAATCCCGATCAACCCGACATATACGGCCGAGGAAATGCGCTATATTTTGAAAAATGGTGATGTGAAGGCTGTCATGACAATGGATGTATTGATGGAGAAATTTGAGCAGATGGATGATGATCTGACTATCTCGCATTACTTTGTAGCTGAAACGAAACTTGGCAGTGCGACTTCTTCTTTATCCGGAAAAATGAAATCGTTTACAAAGACGGTGGAAGAAGGTGACCTTTCTTTTTCAAAGCCTGAATTATCGGAAGACAGCGTAGCCGTTATTCTATACACTTCAGGCACTACCGGTAAACCGAAAGGCGCTATGCTTACCCACAAAAATCTTTATTCAAATGCTAAAGATGTTGCTGATTATTTAAAGTATACCCAGGATGATCGGGTCATTGCCACACTTCCCATGTTTCATGTGTTTTGTTTGACGGTGTCTTTAAACGCTCCGCTTATGAATGGCGGGACAGTCTTGATCGTACCGAAGTTTTCTCCTCAGGAAGTTTTTGAGATTGCCAGTACGCAAAAGGCCACGATATTTGCTGGTGTTCCGACGATGTACAATTACTTAGCTCAAACAGGAAGCGGGCAAACGGAAGCTTTTAAACATATGAGAATTTGTGTGTCGGGGGGATCGTCAATGCCTGTGGCACTGCTGAATAAATTTGAAGAGCAGTTTAATGTGCAAATTTCCGAAGGGTATGGTTTGTCTGAAGCTTCGCCTGTAACAGCGTTTAACCCGCTGGACCGTCCTCGTAAACCAGGATCGATTGGCACGAACATCGTTCATGTAGAAAATAAAGTGGTGGACGAGCTTGGAGAGGAGCTGCCTCCGGGAGAAGTTGGTGAATTAATCGTACGCGGTCCTAACGTGATGAAAGGTTATTATAACATGCCGGAAGAAACAGCTGTGGCACTAAGAGATGGGTGGCTGTACACGGGAGATATGGCGCGGATGGACGATGAGGGCTACTTATATATCGTTGATCGAAAAAAAGACATGATCATTGTTGGCGGCTACAATGTGTACCCGAGAGAAGTGGAAGAGGTTCTGTATGATCACCCTGATATTTCCGAAGCAGCCGTTATCGGCACCCCGGATCCAAATTCTGGTGAAATGGTGATCAGTTTTGTGGTGTCGTCGAATCCAGCTTTGAATGAATCCACTTTAAAAGAGTACTGCAAAGGATATCTAGCTAAATACAAGCAGCCTGCAAGAATTCATTTTATGGAAGAATTACCGAAAAACACTACAGGAAAAATATTAAGAAAAAATTTACGGGAAAAGCTGACAAACTAG
- a CDS encoding antibiotic biosynthesis monooxygenase family protein: protein MIVSMTNGTLNYLAKLDQQHKEANLLFMQAQDKTVAYYEGDEPSIFEEGRDYEIVDSAGDVQNTGYVVMNNIPVSSEGRPLFEDRFKKRVGTVEGMDGFQAIRILRPLKGNTYVVFTQWRNEQSFEDWKNSQAFEKAHQNSGPDHKQKPSFIDGKPYITKYHMTQLDES, encoded by the coding sequence ATGATCGTATCTATGACAAATGGTACATTAAACTATTTAGCAAAGCTAGATCAACAGCACAAAGAAGCCAATCTGTTGTTCATGCAGGCTCAGGACAAAACCGTCGCCTACTACGAAGGAGACGAACCTTCCATCTTTGAAGAAGGCCGCGATTATGAAATCGTTGATTCCGCCGGAGACGTACAAAACACTGGTTATGTAGTCATGAATAACATTCCTGTCTCTTCTGAAGGACGCCCTTTATTTGAGGACCGCTTCAAGAAACGGGTGGGGACAGTTGAAGGAATGGATGGATTCCAGGCCATTCGTATTTTGCGCCCCTTAAAAGGAAACACATATGTCGTCTTTACACAATGGCGCAATGAACAGAGCTTTGAAGATTGGAAGAATTCTCAAGCCTTTGAGAAAGCCCATCAAAACTCTGGCCCCGATCACAAACAGAAACCGTCCTTTATTGATGGCAAGCCATATATCACTAAATATCATATGACCCAACTTGATGAATCATAA
- the hemY gene encoding protoporphyrinogen oxidase, producing MAETNKVVIIGGGISGLTAAYYLQKEKQQHKLPLDVQLIEASSHLGGKINTLKQDGYTIERGPDSFLERKKSATRLAKEVGLEDELVPNGTGQSYILVNEKLHKMPQGAVMGIPTRIRPFLFSGLFTPAGKIRAAFDLAKSKQQAGDDQSLGLFFRRRLGNQVVENLIEPLLSGIYAGNIDDLSLQATFPHFYELEQDYGSLIKGLRKTRTRPPKKAKKPSMFRTLQHGLSSLVDATADSLPPGTVRKGLQVDHIEKKQDHYHLLLSDGTVEKCDAVVIAAPFFAAQRMLSQYAFMDAFKEMKATSVANVVMAFDKSAIKKDIDGTGFVVSRNSKFRITACTWTHKKWPHTTPEGKVMLRCYLGKPGDQEVVDLPDEEIVAIALKDLNQTMNITAQPDFSLVTRWHNAMPQYSIGHKQRLQTVEDDMRRELPGVYLAGGSYKGIGLPDCIDQGEAAVEDVLHYLNLTSR from the coding sequence ATGGCTGAAACTAATAAAGTAGTCATAATAGGCGGCGGAATCTCCGGATTAACCGCTGCTTATTATTTACAAAAAGAAAAGCAGCAGCATAAGCTCCCATTAGATGTCCAGTTAATCGAAGCGTCAAGCCACCTAGGTGGAAAGATCAATACGCTGAAGCAGGATGGTTATACCATTGAGCGAGGCCCAGACTCTTTTTTAGAACGAAAAAAGAGTGCGACACGGTTGGCTAAAGAAGTAGGCTTAGAGGACGAGCTCGTTCCGAATGGAACCGGACAGTCTTACATTTTAGTCAATGAAAAACTTCATAAAATGCCACAAGGGGCTGTCATGGGGATCCCGACAAGAATTCGACCTTTTCTGTTTTCCGGGCTATTTACCCCTGCTGGAAAAATTCGCGCGGCCTTTGATTTAGCCAAATCTAAACAGCAGGCGGGGGATGATCAATCGCTTGGCTTGTTTTTTAGAAGAAGGTTAGGGAATCAAGTCGTTGAAAATCTTATCGAGCCGCTGTTATCTGGCATCTACGCTGGCAACATTGACGATTTAAGCCTGCAGGCAACTTTTCCCCACTTTTATGAACTTGAGCAAGATTATGGCAGTCTCATTAAAGGCTTACGGAAAACGAGAACTCGGCCGCCTAAGAAAGCGAAAAAACCAAGCATGTTCCGGACGCTGCAGCACGGTCTTAGCTCGCTCGTAGACGCCACAGCTGACAGTCTCCCGCCGGGGACGGTTCGGAAAGGACTTCAAGTCGACCATATTGAGAAAAAACAAGATCATTATCACCTTCTGCTTAGTGATGGAACCGTAGAAAAATGTGATGCTGTAGTCATCGCCGCTCCATTTTTTGCGGCACAGCGCATGCTGTCTCAATATGCGTTTATGGATGCTTTCAAAGAAATGAAAGCAACATCTGTCGCCAATGTCGTAATGGCTTTTGACAAATCGGCCATTAAAAAAGATATTGACGGAACCGGGTTTGTTGTTTCGCGAAATAGCAAATTCAGAATTACCGCGTGTACGTGGACCCATAAAAAGTGGCCCCATACAACACCGGAAGGAAAAGTCATGCTTCGCTGTTATTTAGGGAAGCCTGGCGATCAGGAAGTCGTGGACTTACCAGATGAAGAGATTGTTGCGATTGCCTTAAAAGACCTGAATCAAACGATGAATATTACAGCACAGCCTGACTTTTCTCTCGTAACTCGCTGGCATAACGCCATGCCGCAGTATTCCATTGGTCATAAGCAGCGCTTGCAGACAGTAGAGGACGATATGCGTCGTGAGCTTCCAGGTGTTTATTTGGCGGGGGGATCCTATAAAGGAATTGGCTTGCCGGATTGTATCGATCAGGGCGAAGCTGCAGTGGAGGATGTTCTGCACTATTTGAATCTGACTTCGCGTTAG
- a CDS encoding MBL fold metallo-hydrolase: protein MKVTVIGYWGGYPASGSATSSYLVEKDGYSLLVDCGSGALSRLQPFKEIMDLDAVILSHYHQDHIADIGVLQYAWLVQNTINEKEQVLPIYGHTGDEAAFDNLTHQYTRGTAYNPEETLYLGPFSIEFNKTSHPIPCYGMKICDSTDTVVYTADTSYNDGWASFARRADLLITDTNFYKGMDGSGPGHMTSEEAATIARDAGVEALWLSHLPHFGQHTRLKQEAEDVFQGSIQLAKEGLTWKKDPNKL, encoded by the coding sequence ATGAAAGTAACAGTTATCGGATATTGGGGTGGATATCCTGCATCAGGCAGCGCTACATCCAGTTATTTGGTTGAAAAGGATGGATACTCTTTATTGGTGGATTGTGGAAGCGGGGCTTTGTCGAGGCTGCAGCCATTTAAAGAAATCATGGACTTGGATGCGGTGATTCTATCCCATTACCACCAGGATCATATCGCGGATATAGGGGTGCTGCAGTACGCTTGGCTCGTGCAAAATACGATCAATGAGAAGGAGCAGGTCCTGCCTATTTACGGTCATACAGGTGATGAAGCAGCATTCGATAACCTCACACATCAGTATACACGCGGGACGGCTTACAATCCGGAGGAAACCCTTTATCTAGGGCCATTTTCGATTGAATTTAATAAAACGAGCCATCCTATTCCTTGTTACGGAATGAAAATCTGTGATAGTACAGATACAGTTGTGTACACTGCTGATACGAGCTACAACGACGGTTGGGCCTCTTTTGCGAGGCGAGCGGATTTGCTGATCACGGATACTAATTTTTATAAAGGAATGGATGGGAGCGGACCGGGTCATATGACAAGCGAGGAAGCGGCCACCATCGCAAGGGATGCCGGTGTGGAAGCCCTTTGGCTGAGTCATTTGCCGCATTTTGGCCAGCACACGCGGCTGAAACAAGAGGCGGAGGATGTTTTTCAAGGATCGATTCAATTAGCAAAAGAGGGGTTAACGTGGAAGAAGGATCCTAATAAATTGTGA